GAAGGTGAGCAGGAAGCCGCCGGCGAGCCAGCGCATATTGTCGCGTAGAAAGACGAGGAAGGACATCGGCTCACGATCGATGGAGAAGCGGTATTTCCGGCCCCGGCATGGCGAGGTGTTCTTGCACGGCGGACGTCGTGTCCCCAGCTTCTATGCCCGGCGCGCCGCGATGAACAGGCCAACCCGGGCTTGGACCACCGCCTTCCCGACCTTGCCGCAAGGCCAGGCCGGGCCATGGCTGACAAACGGCGGGATGACCGCGGCCCGCAAACTGTGCTATGGGCGCCGCAACCTCCCGTTCCGCTATCGAAAGTTCCGCAATGACCGCTCCGCGCGTCTCCTTCGTCAGTCTCGGTTGCCCCAAGGCGCTGGTCGATTCCGAGCGCATCCTCACCCGCCTGCGCGCCGAGGGCTACGAGATCGCGCGCAAGCATGACGGCGCCGACCTCGTCGTGGTCAACACCTGCGGATTTCTGGACTCCGCGCGCGACGAATCGCTCGCCGCCATCGGCGAGGCGATGGCCGAGAACGGCAAGGTCATCGTCACGGGCTGCATGGGCGCGACGCCGGAACTGATCCGCGAGAAGCATCCCAACGTGCTGGCGATCACCGGGCCGCAGGCCTATGAAAGCGTGATGGCGGCCGTGCACGAGGCGGCCCCGCCCGCCCACGAGCCCTTCGTCGACCTGATCCCGCCGCAGGGCGTCAAGCTGACCCCGCGCCACTACGCCTATCTGAAGATTTCGGAGGGCTGCAACAACCGCTGCTCCTTCTGCATCATCCCGGCCCTGCGCGGCGACCTCGCCTCGCGCCCGGTCGGCGACGTGCTGCGCGAGGCCGAGCGCCTGGTCGCCGCCGGCGTCAAGGAACTCCTCGTCATCTCGCAGGACACCAGCGCCTATGGCGTCGACCTGAAATATGCGCCGAGCCTGTGGCGCGACCGCGAGGTGCGCACGCGCTTCCTCGACCTGTCTCGGGAACTCGGCGAGCTCGGCGCCTGGGTGCGGATGCACTACGTCTACCCCTACCCGCATGTCGACGAGGTCATTCCGCTGATGGCCGAGCACAAGGTGCTGCCCTATCTCGACATCCCCTTCCAGCACGCCTCGCCGCGCGTGCTGAAGGCCATGCGGCGTCCGGCGCATCAGGAAAAGACGCTCGAGCGCATCGGCCGCTGGCGCGAGACCTGCCCTGACCTCGCGCTGCGCTCGACCTTCATCGTCGGCTTCCCCGGCGAGACGGAGGAGGATTTCGAGATGCTGCTCGACTGGCTGGACGAGGCGAAGATCGAACGCGCCGGCTGCTTCAAGTACGAGCCGGTCGGGGGCGCGAAGGCGAACGACCTCGGGCTGGAGCCGGTGCCGGAGGAGGTGAAGGACGTCCGCTGGAACCGCTTCATGGCGCGCCAGCAGAAGATTTCGGCGGGTCTCCTGAAGAAGAAGGTCGGCAAGCGCCTGCCCGTCATCATCGACGAGGCGAACGGCCTCGCCGCCAAGGGCCGCACCAAGTACGACGCGCCGGAGATCGACGGCGCCGTCCACGTCCAGTCGCGCCGGCCGCTGCGCGTCGGCGATATCGTCACCGTCAAGATCGACGAGGCGGACGCCTATGATCTCTACGGCCAGGCCGTCTGACCGGGCTGACGCGGCCGCTCAGAGGGTCTGAATCAATCGAGGATGCGAAGGAATGCGCACTGGGATCCTTGAGATTCCTGCCCTCGGCTGAGCGGAAACGGGCGTTCTTTCACATCCTCTCAGGCCGCCCTGGCCAGAGCGCCCTGGATGCGCCGCACCAGCCCGAGCACGTGCTGGCGCTTGTCGAGATTGTAGGTCTCCGTCTCGGCGATCGTCCGGCTGGTCTCCTGCCACAGCGCCGACAGGGCTTCGGCGCGGGCGAGATCGCCTTCGAGTGCGGCCGCCGTCGCCTGCGCGCCCACCCGGTCGAGCACATGGGCGTTGAACAGCGCGAACGGGATCGCCTGATCGCGCCCGGCCACCGCGTCGGCGAGCTTGCCGGCCGCCGCCGGATCGAAGCGGCCGGCCTCGACCAGCGCGTCCAGCGCGCCGGCGATCTCCAGCCCGCCATATTCGGTGAGCAGAATTGCCTCGCGCACGCTTCCGCCGGCCCGCGCGGCGAGCGCGGCGGCGTCCGGCACCGCCGTGTCGAAGCTCGAGAGCACGCGCGACAGCTCGTCGGGCTGCAGCCCGTGCAGGCGCACGGTCTGGCAGCGCGAGCGGATCGTCGGCAGGAGCCCGCCGGCCGCATGTGAGATCAGGACGAAGAGCGTGCGCGACGGCGGCTCCTCGAGGTTCTTCAGGAGCGCGTTGGCCGCGTTGGCGTTCATGTCGTCGGCCGGATCGATGATGACGATGCGGTAGCCGCCGTCATGCGAGGTCATCGACAGGAAGCGGTTGACCCGGCGGATCTCCTCCACGGTGACCGCCGACCGGAAGGCCTTGGTCTTCTCGTTCATCGGCCGTGTCAGGTAGAGCACGCCCGGATGCGCGCCCGAGGCGATCATGCGGTGCAGCGCCGAGCCCGGCTCCGGCACGGCCAGCCGGTCGGGCGCCGCCGACGGGTCGGGATGCTTCAGCAGATGGTGCGCGAGGTGGAAGGCGAAGGTCGCCTTGCCGACCCCGCGCGGCCCCGACAGGATCAGTGCATGATGCATCTTGCCGCTACGGTAGGCAGCCGCGAGACGGTCGGCCTCCGCCCCGTGGGCGACCAGCAGCGGGTTTTCAGCGGGCTCGGGGATGCCCTCCAGCGTGTCGTGCTGCTCGGGCGCAAGTCTCTCGAAGCTCATTCGGCCGCCGCCTTGCCTTCGCGGTCGGACAGCAGGCGGTCGACCGCCGTATCGATCCGTGCGGCGACCTCGTCCTCGCCGCCGGAGGCATCGACGAGCACGCAGCGATAGGGTTCGCGCATGGCGATGTCGAGGAAGGCTTCGCGCCGGCGTTCGTGGATGGCGATCGTCTCCTTCTCGAAGCGGTCGGCCGCGGCACCGGCGCCGCGCCGCACGCCCGCCCGCCGCAGACCTTCGACCGGGCTGAGGTCGAGGATCAGCGTGAGGTCGGGCATCATGCCGTTGACGACGATCCGCTCCAGCCCGGCGACGAAATCCGGGGCCAGACCGCCGGTCACGCCCTGGTAGACGCGGGTTGAATCGAGGAAGCGGTCGCACAGAACGATGGCGCCGCGCTCGACGGCGGGGCGGATCACCTGCTCGACGTGGTCGGACCGGGCCGCCGCGAAGAGCAGCGCCTCCATGCGCGGGCCGAAAGGCTCCGCCGCGCCCGACAGGAGGACGTGGCGCACGGCCTCGGCGCCGGGCGAACCGCCGGGCTCCCGGGTGACCAGAACGTCATGGCCGAGCCCGCGCAGCCGGTCGGCCAGCCGACGGATCTGCGTCGACTTGCCGGCCCCCTCGCCGCCTTCGAAGGTGATGAACAGTCCGCCGTTCAGCAAGGCCGATCCCGATCGCGCATTCATCCGTCTCCATAGTCCCGCAGCCGGGCCACGTCCACGCCGCACCGCGTGTGCCGGACGCGGCGAACCTCGCTCAGCGCATCCAGCCGACCAGCAGTTCGCCGATGGCATCCATCGCGCGGCTGTGCAGCGAGCCGGTGCCGACGCTCTCGGCGGTGAAGAGCGGCGTCTCCTGGCTGAGCGTGTCGCCGATCCAGACCTTCAGCGTACCCGCCGGCATGCCCGCCTCGACCGGTGCCCGCAGCGGCCCCTGGTAGACGATCCGGGCGACGAGCCGGTCCCTGTTGGTGATCGGCACGAGGATCGAAACCGGCGCCCGGGCCTTCAGTGCCACGCTGCCCTTCGCGCCGCCGAACAGCTGCGCCTGCCCGACCACCTCGTCGGCGGCGAAGACCTCGTGCGTCTCGAAGGCGCGCACGCCCCAGTCGAGGATCTTGCGCGCCTCCTCGGCGCGGGCGTTCTCGCTGGCGAGGCCGCTCAGCGCCACGAACAGGCGGCGGCCCTGGCGGTCGACGGAACCGACGATGGCATAGCCCGATCCCTCGGTGAAGCCGGTCTTCAGCCCGTCGGCTCCGATGTCCATCTTGAGCAGCGGATTGCGGTTGGTCTGCCGGATCCGGTTCCAGGTGAAATCCGGCTGGGAATAGTACTTGTAGTACTCCGGATACTCCCGCCAGATGTGGAGGGCCAGCATGGCGAGTTCGCGCACCGTCACCAGCTGGCCTTCCGCCGGCAGGCCGGTCGCGTTCTTGAAGACCGACTTCGTGAGGCCGATCTGGCGCGCCCGTTCGGTCATCAGCTGGGCGAAATTCTCCTCCGACCCGGCCATGCCTTCGGCGATGATGATGCACCCGTCATTGGCCGACTGGACGATGACGCCCTGGATCAGGTCCTCGAGCCGGATCGACGACTTCAGCGCGGCGAACATGGTGGAGGTGCCGGACGGAGCGCCCCCCGTCCGCCAGGCGTGCTCGCTGACCTGGAACGCGTCGTCCATGGTCAGGCGCCCCGCCTTCAGGGCGTTGAAGACGACCTCCATGGTCATCAGCTTGGCCAGCGATGCGGGCGGGATGAGCGTGTCGGCGTCCTTCGAGAAGAGAACGGTCCCGGTCTCGGCGTCGATCATGAAGGCCTGGCCGGCTCGCGTCTCGAACAGCTGCGCCTGCGCCTGGAGCGCCGAAAGCAGCACGACGATCGACGTCGCCAGCATCTTCAAGAGACGGAACATGAGACCGGTTCCCGTTGCAGTCGTCGCCCGCCAGGGGACGACGAAACATGACGGCAGAATGCGGCCGAACCGCAGCACGCGCGAAAAGAATACTAAGGAACGCGCCATGCATCAACCGCAGCCGTGCCCATCGGCAAGGCGTCCGACGCCGCGGTTTCTTGGCGGCGCGGTGTCAAGCGCGGGAAAAACTGGCGCTGGAAAAACTGGCGCGGCGCGGCTACTCGCGAACGATCATCGCCTCCGAGGCGCCTGCGGCCCAGGCCGCCTGCAGCATCGAATCGATGTCGGAGCGCCCGTCGGACCGGAGGGCGACCGTGTACCAGTTCGTCCCCTCGGCCGGCTCGACCGCGAACTCGACGGCGCCCTGCGCGGCAAGAACCCGCGCGAGCGCCTCGGCCTCGTCGCGGTCGTCGAAGGTGCCGACCGCGACGTAGGGCGCGGACGGGGAGGCAGCGGCGGAAGCGCCACGGCTGCGTTCCCAGGCGGAAACGATCTGCGACGGCGTCATGCCGGTCCCGAAGGCGGCGAAGGGATCGGCCGAACGGGCGATGCGCTGGTCGGCATAGGACAGCGAGGCAAGCCGCATGCCGGTGCCCTCGAAGGCGATCTCGGGGCGCTCGGGAACGGCCGGTCCGAATGCGGGCAGTGCGAGGTCGCCCGCGGACGCGAGGAGCCCCGTCGAGGCGAAGGCGTCGGCCGCACCGGCGCGGGCGGTCGGCGTCGGCCCGTTCATGGCGATCATGACGCCCGTGGCGATCTCGCCCGGCAGGTCGAACGGGCTGCCGCCCTTGCCCGGACGGTAGGAGGCCATCAGATACTGGTCGTCCTGGCCATGCAGCGGCGCGCGGCCGACATATTCGACCTTCACCTTCGCGACGCCCGCATGCTGGTAGTCGAGCAGCTCGGCCGCCCGTTTCGACAGGTCGATGATGCGGTCGTTGGCATAGGGCCCGCGGTCGTTGACGCGCACGATGACCGAACTGCCGTTGGTGGTGTTGGTCACCCGGGCATAGCTCGGCAGCGGCATGGTCGGATGTGCGGCCGTCAGATGCGTCATGTCGTAGACTTCGCCATTGGCCGTCAGCCGGCCGTGGAAGGCGTCGCCGTACCAGGATGCCGCGCCGACCTTGACGTAGTCGGGGTCTTCCTTCGGCTTGTACCACTTGCCCCTGACCTTGTAGGGCTTGCCGAGCTGGTCGCGACCGCCGCCGCGCGGGACGCGCGCGGTCTTGTCGGCCACGACGAGGGGGCTCGCCTTCACGCCGTAGACGGATTCGGGGAAATATTCCTTGGACCGCTTCGATAGCTTTGCGGTGGAGACCGGCGACTGGCCTGCGCAGGAGGCCAGCACGACGCCGCATACGGCCACCGATGCGAGGGACAGAAGACGTCCCTTGCGCGCGCGCATCCCTTGCAACATGCAGTCTCTTCCCCGGTTCACCCTCTGTCGCGCCAGGAAACGGCAGCGAGCCTCGTCATCATGCCTGGCCGGACGCCCCCGCGATCCCGCCGTCCGACAAGCTCTAGCGAGCCAATGCTTAGCGACTTCTTAACTTTCTGTGACCGAAACGGGGCGAGATTGTGACATCGGCCGCCGTCACGTTCCGGCGTCCAGGGCACCGGGGTGCCGGGCGCCGCAGGCGACCGCGCCGGTGGAACCGGCCGGGTTTCTTCCCGGCCCCGACGGGCCGCAGGCGTCGTCACCGGATGACCAGCACCGAGCAGCGCGCGTGACGGACGACGCGGGCGGCGGTCGAGCCGATCAGGTAATCCTGGAAGCCCGGGCGATGCGAGGCGATGACGATGACGTCGGAGCCGTGCTCCTCGGCCGCGGCCAGGATGGCGGAGGCCGGCTGGCCGATCCTGACGTCGACGGTCGCCTTCAGGCTCTCGCGCTGCGACAGATCCTCCAGCCGGCGGACCGACTCGTCCTGCCGGCCGGCCAGGATGCCGCCCGGCAGTTCGACGGCGACGTAGCTTGGGATGTCCTCGACGACGTGCAGCAGCACGATCTGCCCCGCCGGATCGCCGAGATGCCGCGCCGCGTCGATCATCGCCTTCGCCCTGGCGTCGTCGTGCAGGTCGATCGGAACGAGAATTCGCGAGTACATGGCCATATCCTCCGGCTGTCATGGGCTGGAGGGGACCGTGCGGCAGGCGGCGGCGGCCGTCCTTGCGCTGGATCAACGGCCGCGGCCCGATCGGACGAGGCCGGTCAACCGTCGAGCGGATGGGCCGCCAGGAACGCCAGGACCCGCTTCTTGAAGCTGCGGTCGCCGACGGACAGCATGTGGTCCCGGCCCTCGATCGCGAAGGCCTCGGCGTCGGGCATCAGGCCGGCGAGGAGGTCGGGCGAGCCGGCGATGTCGTCGGTCGTGCCCACCGCCACCAGCGTCGGCTGGGCGATCCGCGCCGCATCCGCCTCGGTGACGAGGTCGCGCGAGGTGGCGATGCAGGCGGCGAGCGCCTTGCGGTCGCTGCCGGTCTGGTCGGCGAAGGCCCGGAACATCCGCCCGCGCGCATCCGGTATGGCGGCCGGATCGTCGGCCAGCAGCGCCGCGGCGATCGGATCCCAGTCGCCGACGCCTTCGACCATGCCGATGCCGAGCCCGCCGAAGACGAGCGTCGCGACCTTGTGCGGATGCAGCAGTGCGGTGAAGGCGCAGATGCGTGCGCCCATGGAATAGCCCATCAGGTGGGCCCGGGCGATGCCCAGATGGTCGAGCAGCGCCGCCGCGTCGGCCGCCATCCGCGCTGGCCGGTAATCCTCCGGCTCGTAGCTCTTCTGCGACTGGCCATGCCCCCGGTTGTCGATGGCGACGACGCGGTAGCCGGCGTCGCGCAGGGTCTTTACCCAGCCAGGGGCGACCCAGTTCACCCGGATGCTCGAGGCGAAGCCGTGGATCAGCAGGACCGGGTCGCCCTCGCCCTCGTCGAGATAGGCGAGGTCGAGGCCGTCGTGATGGAAGCTTGGCATGCGGTCGACACCGTCCTGCGATCAGCCGCCGCCAACGGCGTCGATGATGGGGTGGGACAGGCGGTCGCCGACGGAGATGCCCTGGCGCTCGGCGGTGCCGGCATTGAGCTCGAGGACGAAGCGGACCGCTTCGCCCGGCGAGATGGTGTCGGTGGAGAACGGCACCCCCTGCAGGATCGCGCGCACCTCGCCCTTGTCGGAGACGAAGAGCAGATCGAGCGGCAGGATGGTGTTCTTCATCCAGAACCCGACCGGGAGGCTCTGCGGAAAGACGAAGAGCATGCCCTGGTTCTCCGGCATCCGCTCGCGGAACATCAGCCCCCGGCTCCGCTCCTCCGGCGTGTCGGCCACTTCGATCTGGAACCGGACGTCGCCCTCGCCCGTCGTGGCCACCAGTGGCGCCGGATCGACCGGCAGGATCATCGGGCTGCCGCTCTCCTGGGCAAGGACGGCTGCGGCCGGCAGGAGAAAGGCGAAAAGAAGAAGGGCTGGAGCGAGGGCCAGCCCGGTCAAGCGAGGCATGTGACGCACCTTGTCAGTTGGAGAACGGCAGCGTCCCAACATCGGGGTGAATTTCGGCAGCCATAAGGCCCTTGTCGCCGCGTCCGAAGCGGACCAGCACGACCTGGCCCGGCCGAAGCTCCGCGATACCGAACTGGCGCAGCGTCTCCATGTGGATGAAGATGTCCTCGGTGCCCTCGCCGCGGCTGAGGAAGCCGAAACCCTTGGTCCGGTTGAACCATTTGACCAGCGCGCGCTCGAGGCCGCTCTCCGGCCGCACGCTGACATGGGTGCGCTGCGCGGGAAGTTCCTTGGGGTGCGTGGCGGTGCTGAGGTCCATCGACAGGACCTTGAAGCACTGGAACCCGCGGTCGCCACGCCGCACCAGACAGACGATACGCGCACCCTCCATCGCGGTCTGGAAACCATCGCGGCGCAGGCAGGTGACGTGCAGCAGGACGTCGCCATAGCCCGGCTCGTCGGGAAGGATGAAGCCGTAGCCCTTGGCCACGTCAAACCACTTGATGGCGCCTGCTATCTCGGTGAGATCCTCGGCCTCGTTGCTGCCGCCAGCGTTCACGAACCCTGCCCTGATCAGATCTCGCCCTTCCGAAGAGGATCTTTCCCCCATCCGAACGCACCTTCCGTCGCAAACTCGACTCATTCCCGAAGGCAGGATACCACCCTGCCTGCCCCTGTCAGCAGGCGACCGACATTTTTTTGCCTTGGTAAGGCCACCAATTCAAGGCTCGCGCAAGCTTCGGAAAGCTTAGCGCGGCTTTCGTTGCCAATCGGCCCGCACAGCGCCATATGGAGCGGGCCGATTTCCACACCGAGAACGTCAGGATATCAACATATGCGTTATCTCCACACCATGGTTCGCGTCACGGACGTGGACGCCTCGCTCGACTTCTACTGCAACAAGCTTGGGCTGGAGGAGGTCCGGCGGATCGACAACGAGAAGGGCCGGTTCACGCTGATCTTCCTGGCCGCGCCGAAGGACAAGGCGACCTCTGCCGCCAGCCGCGCCCCGGAACTGGAACTGACCTACAACTGGGATCCGGAGGACTACACGGGCGGCCGCAACTTCGGGCACCTCGCCTACAAGGTCGACGACATCTACGCGACCTGCCAGAGCCTGATGGACAAGGGCGTGACGATCAACCGGCCGCCGCGCGACGGCTACATGGCCTTCGTCAAGTCTCCCGACGGCATCTCGATCGAACTGCTCCAGGAGGGCGCCGCGCTGGCGCCGCGCGAGCCCTGGGCATCGATGCCGAACACGGGCAGCTGGTAGACCCGAGCGGGCGGCGGCGCGGAGCCCCTGCCCCCGCGCACGTCGGGCTTGCACCGCCGATCCCGGCGTGCGGCGGAGGTGGGGATTGCGCTCGGCCTTGCGCGTGCTAACACGGTGCCATACGCACGGCGCAACGGTTGGGGGGTGCATCGCATGAAGGAAGTGCTGGTCGAACTGGAGCGGCGGCGATCGATCGCGCGTCAGGGTGGCGGCGCCGAGCGCATCGCCGCCCAGCACGGCAGAGGCAAGCTGACGGCGCGCGAGCGCATCGCCGTCTTCCTCGACGAAGGCTCCTTCGAGGAGTTCGACATGTTCGTCGAGCACCGCTCGACCGATTTCGGCATGGAGAAGACGAAATATGCCGGCGACGGCGTCGTCACCGGCTGGGGCACGGTCAACGGCCGCACCGTCTTCCTCTTCGCCAAGGACTTCACCGTCTTCGGCGGCTCGCTCTCGGAAGCCCATGCCGAGAAGGTCGTGAAGGTGCAGGAGATGGCGCTGCGCAACCGCGCGCCGATCATCGGCCTCTACGATGCCGGCGGCGCCCGAATCCAGGAGGGCGTGGCCGCTCTCGGCGGCTATGCCGAAATCTTCCAGCGCAACGTGCTGGCCTCCGGCGTCATCCCGCAGATCTCGCTGATCATGGGCCCCTGCGCCGGCGGCGACGTCTATTCGCCGGCCATGACCGACTTCATCTTCATGGTCCGCGACACGTCCTACATGTTCGTCACCGGCCCGGACGTGGTGAAGACCGTCACCAACGAGACGGTGACGGCCGAACAGCTCGGCGGCGCCTCGATCCACACGACCAAGTCCTCGATCGCCGACGGCGCCTACGACAACGACGTCGAGGCGCTGCTGCAGATGCGCCGGCTGATCGACTTCCTGCCGGCCTCCAACACGGCCGAAATTCCCGAGATCGAGTGCTTCCAGCCGGTCGACGAGGTCGACATGTCGCTCGACCGCCTCGTGCCCGACAGCGCCAACAAGCCCTACGACATCAAGGAACTGATCCTGAAGACCTGCGACGAGGGCGACTTCTTCGAGATCCAGGAGAGCTTCGCGAAGAACATCGTCACCGGCTTCGGCCGCGTCGAGGGTCGCACGGTCGGCTTCGTCGCCAACCAGCCGATGGTGCTGGCCGGCGTGCTGGATTCGGACGCCTCGCGCAAGGCGGCTCGCTTCGTGCGCTTCTGCGACTGCTTCAACATCCCCATCGTCACCTTCGTCGACGTGCCGGGCTTCCTGCCGGGCACCGCGCAGGAATATGGCGGACTGATCAAGCACGGCGCCAAGCTGCTCTTCGCCTATGCCGAGGCGACCGTTCCGAAGATCACCGTCATCACGCGAAAGGCCTATGGCGGCGCCTACGACGTGATGGCCTCGAAGCATCTGCGCGGCGACATGAACTATGCCTGGCCGTCGGCGCAGATCGCAGTGATGGGCGCCAAGGGCGCGGTCGAGATCATCTACCGCAAGGACATCGCCGACCCCGACAAGATCGCCGCCCACACCAAGGCCTACGAGGACCGCTTCCTGTCGCCCTTCGTGGCCGCCGAGCGCGGCTATGTCGACGAGGTGATCATGCCCCACTCGACCCGCCGCCGCATCGCCCGCGCGCTCAGGATGCTGCGCAACAAGGACCTGCAGAACCCCTGGAAGAAGCACGACAACATCCCGCTGTAGGGACCATATCCGCGCGACCGACGACATCGACGAGAAGGATGCAGCGCATGTCTTCCGTCGCCCGGACGGACTTGTTCCGGATACTCCCGGGAACAGCGACCCGCTGTCGTAGGCCCGTAGCCCCGACCATTTTCCGGGGCAGGACCGGTTCGGCAATTCGCGGTATGCTCGGATCCTTCCGGACGGAAGACAGGTGTGGATTCAATGCCGCGGTGGCCGGATCGGAAATGGCGGGGTCAACGCGGTCCCAAGGCAATTCCACGCTCTGACCGGCGTTTCCAGGCCGGAGAAAAGCAATGACGCGGATTGACCGGAAAATTCTTGCCGAACGGCAGGCGTATGACCTGATGCTCAGGTTTATCGGGCGACGGCATAATCGCACCGCGTCGGACGATATCGCCCTTCTTCCGGGAAGTGCCTCCCTTCTGGAGGACGGTTCGCCTGCGGACCCCGCTCTGACGGAGGAGTGGCACGAATGCGTTGCCGTGGTGCTCGAGTCGCAGAAGAACGGCGTTGCGGCGGAGTAGTCCCGCCTCTCACCACACCCCGAACGGCATCACCGCTTCGTACGCGGCCGCATTGATGGTTTCGGGCAGGTGATCTAGGTTTGCAGCATGCGCGCGACACTGGAAATCGACGATGACGTGCTTGAAGCGGCGAAGCGCATAGCGGACGCCGAGCGTACCAGTGCCGGAAAAGTCCTGTCCGATCTCGCCCGGAGAGGTCTGAGCGACACGCCAGAACCCGGCAATCAGCGGCCGGTCGCGACGGCCGAGCGCAACGGCTGGATCGTTCTGTCGCGTCGGCCAGGGCGTGCAACTCCCGAAATGGTTAACGATCTCCTGCTGGAAAGCGACTTGTCCGACCTGTCCGAGGAATGAGGCCATGCGTTCGCTGCTCGACGTGACGTGCTGCTGGCGCTCTTCGATCCGATACACATCCATCAAGAACGGGCACATCGGTGGTGGTCGAGCGATGCCGACGACGGCCGGGCGACATGCCCCATCACGCAGAACGGTTTCCTGCGGGTGATTTCCAGCCCGAACTCTCCGAGTCCAATCCCGCTTTCGGACGCGCAGATGCTTCTCTCGCGGCAGACCGATACTGCCAGCCACGCGTTCTGGCAGGACACGATTTCACTGACCGATGCCGCTCGTTTCGACTTCTCGTCGATCCGCGGCCCGAAGCAGTTGACCGACGTCTACCTGCTTGCTCTCGCGGTCGCGAACGAAGGCCGGCTCGTGACGTTCGACGGGCACATCTCCGCTGCGCCGGCGATCGGCGCGGAAGCGAAGCATCTGCTCGTTCTGAAGCAGAACACCGACCCGTAACCCTACCGCACCCCGAACGGCGTCACCTCTTCGTACGCGGCCGCAAGGTTCAGCACCGCCTGGTCGGCGCGGGGCGGGCCGATCAGCTGCATGCCCATCGGCCGGCCGTCGGGGCTGAAGCCGACGGGCACGTTGACCGCCGGGCAGCCGGCCATGGTGGCGAGCGCCGAGACCTCCATCCAGCGATGGTAGCTGTCCATGGTCCTGCCGGCGATGGTGTCGGGCCAGTGCCGCTCGACCGGGAACGGGAACACCTGCGCGGTCGGGATGGCGAGACAGTCGAAGCGTTCGAACAGCGACAGAAGGTGGCGGTGCCAGGCGGTGCGCTGCTGCGACGCGGCAAAGATCGCCGCCGCTTTGAGCTCCAGCCCGCCCTCCACCTCGAAGACCGCTTCCGGCTTCAGCAGCGCGCGCTTCTCGGGATCGTCGTAGAACGGCTTCAGCGCGCTGCCGGAGGTGAAGTGGCGCAGCGTGACGAAGGCCTGCCAGAGCGCCTCCATGTCGAACGCCGGAACATGCGGCTCGACCGCCGCGCCCGCGCCTTCCATGCGGCGAAGCGCGGCTTCGCACAGGTCGAGGATGCCCGCCTCCATGGCGAGCTTGCCGCCGAGGTCGCCGAGCCAGGCGATGCGAGCGCCGCGGATGGCGGGCGTGAGGTTCGCGGCGAAATCGGGCCGGCCGTCGAGCGACAGCGGCGCGCGGGCGTCGTAGCCCGCCTGGACCGACAGCAGGAGCGCCATGTCGCGCACGCTGCGGCCCATCGGCCCCTCCACGCCCATCTGCGCCACGAAGCTCTCGGGTGACGGGCCGGCCGGCACGCGCCCCTGGCTCGGCCGGAACCCGTAGACGTTGTTGAAGGCACCGGGATTGCGCA
The nucleotide sequence above comes from Aquibium microcysteis. Encoded proteins:
- the rimO gene encoding 30S ribosomal protein S12 methylthiotransferase RimO; its protein translation is MTAPRVSFVSLGCPKALVDSERILTRLRAEGYEIARKHDGADLVVVNTCGFLDSARDESLAAIGEAMAENGKVIVTGCMGATPELIREKHPNVLAITGPQAYESVMAAVHEAAPPAHEPFVDLIPPQGVKLTPRHYAYLKISEGCNNRCSFCIIPALRGDLASRPVGDVLREAERLVAAGVKELLVISQDTSAYGVDLKYAPSLWRDREVRTRFLDLSRELGELGAWVRMHYVYPYPHVDEVIPLMAEHKVLPYLDIPFQHASPRVLKAMRRPAHQEKTLERIGRWRETCPDLALRSTFIVGFPGETEEDFEMLLDWLDEAKIERAGCFKYEPVGGAKANDLGLEPVPEEVKDVRWNRFMARQQKISAGLLKKKVGKRLPVIIDEANGLAAKGRTKYDAPEIDGAVHVQSRRPLRVGDIVTVKIDEADAYDLYGQAV
- a CDS encoding DNA polymerase III subunit delta'; its protein translation is MSFERLAPEQHDTLEGIPEPAENPLLVAHGAEADRLAAAYRSGKMHHALILSGPRGVGKATFAFHLAHHLLKHPDPSAAPDRLAVPEPGSALHRMIASGAHPGVLYLTRPMNEKTKAFRSAVTVEEIRRVNRFLSMTSHDGGYRIVIIDPADDMNANAANALLKNLEEPPSRTLFVLISHAAGGLLPTIRSRCQTVRLHGLQPDELSRVLSSFDTAVPDAAALAARAGGSVREAILLTEYGGLEIAGALDALVEAGRFDPAAAGKLADAVAGRDQAIPFALFNAHVLDRVGAQATAAALEGDLARAEALSALWQETSRTIAETETYNLDKRQHVLGLVRRIQGALARAA
- the tmk gene encoding dTMP kinase, whose translation is MNGGLFITFEGGEGAGKSTQIRRLADRLRGLGHDVLVTREPGGSPGAEAVRHVLLSGAAEPFGPRMEALLFAAARSDHVEQVIRPAVERGAIVLCDRFLDSTRVYQGVTGGLAPDFVAGLERIVVNGMMPDLTLILDLSPVEGLRRAGVRRGAGAAADRFEKETIAIHERRREAFLDIAMREPYRCVLVDASGGEDEVAARIDTAVDRLLSDREGKAAAE
- a CDS encoding D-alanyl-D-alanine carboxypeptidase family protein, with amino-acid sequence MFRLLKMLATSIVVLLSALQAQAQLFETRAGQAFMIDAETGTVLFSKDADTLIPPASLAKLMTMEVVFNALKAGRLTMDDAFQVSEHAWRTGGAPSGTSTMFAALKSSIRLEDLIQGVIVQSANDGCIIIAEGMAGSEENFAQLMTERARQIGLTKSVFKNATGLPAEGQLVTVRELAMLALHIWREYPEYYKYYSQPDFTWNRIRQTNRNPLLKMDIGADGLKTGFTEGSGYAIVGSVDRQGRRLFVALSGLASENARAEEARKILDWGVRAFETHEVFAADEVVGQAQLFGGAKGSVALKARAPVSILVPITNRDRLVARIVYQGPLRAPVEAGMPAGTLKVWIGDTLSQETPLFTAESVGTGSLHSRAMDAIGELLVGWMR
- a CDS encoding septal ring lytic transglycosylase RlpA family protein — its product is MLQGMRARKGRLLSLASVAVCGVVLASCAGQSPVSTAKLSKRSKEYFPESVYGVKASPLVVADKTARVPRGGGRDQLGKPYKVRGKWYKPKEDPDYVKVGAASWYGDAFHGRLTANGEVYDMTHLTAAHPTMPLPSYARVTNTTNGSSVIVRVNDRGPYANDRIIDLSKRAAELLDYQHAGVAKVKVEYVGRAPLHGQDDQYLMASYRPGKGGSPFDLPGEIATGVMIAMNGPTPTARAGAADAFASTGLLASAGDLALPAFGPAVPERPEIAFEGTGMRLASLSYADQRIARSADPFAAFGTGMTPSQIVSAWERSRGASAAASPSAPYVAVGTFDDRDEAEALARVLAAQGAVEFAVEPAEGTNWYTVALRSDGRSDIDSMLQAAWAAGASEAMIVRE
- a CDS encoding universal stress protein, whose protein sequence is MYSRILVPIDLHDDARAKAMIDAARHLGDPAGQIVLLHVVEDIPSYVAVELPGGILAGRQDESVRRLEDLSQRESLKATVDVRIGQPASAILAAAEEHGSDVIVIASHRPGFQDYLIGSTAARVVRHARCSVLVIR
- a CDS encoding alpha/beta fold hydrolase, whose translation is MPSFHHDGLDLAYLDEGEGDPVLLIHGFASSIRVNWVAPGWVKTLRDAGYRVVAIDNRGHGQSQKSYEPEDYRPARMAADAAALLDHLGIARAHLMGYSMGARICAFTALLHPHKVATLVFGGLGIGMVEGVGDWDPIAAALLADDPAAIPDARGRMFRAFADQTGSDRKALAACIATSRDLVTEADAARIAQPTLVAVGTTDDIAGSPDLLAGLMPDAEAFAIEGRDHMLSVGDRSFKKRVLAFLAAHPLDG